The Microbacterium sp. SORGH_AS_0428 genome contains the following window.
CAGTACCGTGTTCATCACGCCGAGGAGCAGGCCTCCCACGACGATGCACGTCACCAGAGCGGCGGAGCTCGCCACGAGGATGCCGCCGACGACGAGATCGATGGCGAGCAGCGGCAGCACGACCAGCATGACGCCCGAGCGGGTGAAGCGGCGCAGCAGCAGCGGCGCGACCCAGACGCTCGTGATCGCGAGAGCGACGCCCCATCCGAAGAAGGTGAAGCCGATCCCCATCGCGCCGAATCCGAGCGGGAAGGGCGAGAAGGCCAACAGCGTGAAGAACCCGATGTTGTAGAACAGGGCCGCGACCGCGAGCACGGCGAGGGCGGGCCTGCCGAGAGCTCGGAACGGCGCCGAGAGCGGCACCGGCGAACGCTTCTCCTTCGGGCCGCGCAGCAGCACGGCGACGGCGATGAAGGCGATGGCCATGAGTGCGACGACGCCGAAGAACGGGCCGCGCCAGCTCACCTCGCCGAGCAGGCCGCCCAGCAGCGGACCGACCGCGATGCCGACACCCAGCGCGGCCTCGTACAGCACGATCGCCGCGGAACTGCCCCCGCTGGCGGCCCCCACGATGGTGGCGAGAGCGGTGGAGATGAACAGGGCGTTGCCCAGACCCCACCCGGCCCGGAATCCGATGATGGCGTCGACGCTGCCCGACAGAGCGCTG
Protein-coding sequences here:
- a CDS encoding MFS transporter; this translates as MSAGTTSVWRQSAQVWAVAFACVVAFMGIGLVDPILPAIAESLEATPVETELLFTSYLLVTGLAMLVTSWISSRIGAKATLLAGLALIVVFSLFSALSGSVDAIIGFRAGWGLGNALFISTALATIVGAASGGSSAAIVLYEAALGVGIAVGPLLGGLLGEVSWRGPFFGVVALMAIAFIAVAVLLRGPKEKRSPVPLSAPFRALGRPALAVLAVAALFYNIGFFTLLAFSPFPLGFGAMGIGFTFFGWGVALAITSVWVAPLLLRRFTRSGVMLVVLPLLAIDLVVGGILVASSAALVTCIVVGGLLLGVMNTVLTEAVMEATDLPRAVASSAYSAVRFLGGAAAPPLAAWLWHASNATVPYLVAAASIVIAALTIALGRRALRRIDERPADAAEEGVAVLVGDAA